One stretch of Cystobacter fuscus DSM 2262 DNA includes these proteins:
- a CDS encoding ureidoglycolate lyase has protein sequence MIRPKREALTAAAFAGFGEVVEVPEQGGRLINSGTAWRFDDVADLALDKNGGRALLSLFRVQPARLPLRCTGLERHPVSSQLFLPIGGRPFLVVVAHGRDAPDPATLRVFVTNGHQGVNYAPGTWHHPAIALDTVTDFLVLGRADARPDDNCDELPFPGEAVVEIS, from the coding sequence ATGATCCGACCGAAGCGGGAAGCATTGACGGCGGCGGCCTTCGCGGGATTCGGCGAGGTGGTGGAAGTGCCCGAGCAGGGCGGGCGCCTCATCAACAGCGGCACGGCCTGGCGCTTCGATGACGTGGCGGACCTGGCGCTCGACAAGAATGGCGGACGCGCGCTGCTGAGCCTCTTCCGCGTCCAACCCGCGCGCCTGCCGTTGCGCTGCACCGGGCTGGAACGCCATCCGGTGTCCTCCCAGCTCTTCCTACCCATTGGAGGCCGGCCCTTTCTCGTCGTGGTGGCCCATGGCCGTGATGCTCCAGACCCCGCGACCCTGCGGGTGTTCGTCACCAACGGACATCAGGGAGTGAACTACGCGCCGGGCACCTGGCATCACCCGGCCATCGCCCTGGACACGGTGACGGACTTCCTCGTGCTGGGCCGCGCGGATGCACGGCCGGACGACAACTGCGACGAGCTGCCCTTCCCCGGCGAGGCCGTCGTCGAGATCTCCTGA